From a single Terriglobia bacterium genomic region:
- a CDS encoding PDZ domain-containing protein, with protein sequence MQQNRFLFTSEGQSARSRLMDCREPVLLGLLFFLMLCGPATMGVAAAQIATPKAETSRLELSYILGMERPSTHLLQVEITATQVKEPLLRFAMPAWAPGRYAIYDFAKNIQEFSAVGANGQALPWQQPDKQTWTVNTTGCGGAVRVRYLVFANDLTGSFSQFDSSHGAINGASVFMYLPGDKSNPLTLTIRPPQGWKIVSGFSMSLTQTTFQVANYDVLIDTPLEIGPDCWVNDFEEGGKTFRVAIHTYPDQDGDAGSRSALVEGLKKIVRSEMAMMPAPEFSHYTFLFHFDPALPMGDGMEHLDSTEIIVRGNLSGSGLSQALETAAHEFFHLWNVKRLRPAGLGPFDYSREVYTPSLWFVEGITTYYSYVSLLRSGIWSQQEFLDRLAGEVRTLREAPGRRQMSAESSSFHAWFYDRSPQMQETNFANSTISYYNKGALLGMLLDLEIRSATHGLKSLDDVMRRMYGKFYDSSAASYYLHGRGYTEKDILDTVSQVSGTDFAPFFEQYVAGTDPLPYNEVLAKIGLTLQIATSSQAPPSLGALVEPVNTGVRIFAVQPGGAADRAGLGRDDVLVSIDEQSLATESLAARLSIYPAGAKVPFEVERHENRFFVTVQLGPPQPDDYSITELPGATEEQLKIRRGWLNTNQTGNAQGAPAAAVRRFRSAAASRSSMK encoded by the coding sequence ATGCAGCAAAATCGATTCTTGTTTACTTCGGAAGGCCAATCTGCGCGATCGCGATTGATGGATTGCCGCGAGCCAGTTCTGCTGGGGCTTCTGTTTTTCCTGATGCTGTGCGGCCCAGCAACAATGGGGGTAGCTGCGGCACAGATCGCAACGCCGAAAGCGGAAACCAGCCGGCTTGAACTCTCCTACATTCTCGGCATGGAGAGACCCTCAACCCACCTCTTGCAGGTGGAAATTACCGCCACACAGGTGAAGGAACCGCTCCTCCGGTTCGCTATGCCCGCCTGGGCTCCCGGCCGTTATGCGATCTATGATTTTGCAAAAAACATTCAGGAATTCAGTGCAGTTGGGGCAAATGGCCAGGCACTCCCCTGGCAGCAGCCGGACAAACAAACCTGGACCGTGAATACGACCGGCTGCGGCGGCGCCGTCAGGGTACGATACTTGGTCTTTGCCAATGACCTGACAGGTTCCTTCTCGCAATTTGACTCCTCGCACGGCGCCATCAACGGCGCCTCCGTCTTCATGTACCTGCCGGGGGACAAATCCAATCCGTTGACTCTCACCATTCGCCCGCCGCAGGGCTGGAAGATCGTAAGCGGCTTTTCAATGTCACTCACGCAAACTACTTTCCAGGTTGCAAACTACGATGTGCTGATCGACACGCCTCTCGAAATAGGGCCTGACTGCTGGGTGAACGACTTTGAGGAAGGCGGAAAGACTTTCCGTGTGGCGATCCATACCTACCCTGATCAGGATGGCGATGCCGGCAGCCGTTCCGCGCTGGTTGAAGGGTTGAAGAAGATTGTCCGCTCCGAGATGGCGATGATGCCCGCCCCGGAATTCAGCCACTACACGTTTCTGTTCCATTTCGATCCGGCCCTGCCGATGGGCGACGGCATGGAACATCTCGATTCGACCGAGATCATCGTTCGCGGAAATTTGTCAGGCAGCGGGCTCTCCCAGGCGCTCGAAACAGCCGCCCACGAGTTCTTTCATCTCTGGAACGTAAAGCGGCTGCGGCCTGCTGGCCTGGGCCCTTTCGATTACAGCCGCGAGGTTTACACGCCGTCGTTGTGGTTTGTCGAGGGCATCACTACTTATTACTCCTATGTGAGCCTGTTGCGCAGCGGCATCTGGTCGCAGCAGGAATTTCTGGATCGCCTGGCAGGCGAAGTTCGCACCCTGCGGGAAGCTCCCGGCCGCAGGCAGATGTCGGCGGAAAGCTCCAGTTTCCACGCCTGGTTCTACGATCGGTCGCCGCAAATGCAGGAAACAAACTTCGCTAACAGCACGATCTCGTATTACAACAAGGGTGCCCTGCTGGGTATGCTGCTCGATCTTGAAATCCGCTCGGCAACGCACGGCCTGAAGTCCCTAGACGACGTGATGCGGCGGATGTACGGGAAATTTTATGACAGCTCAGCCGCCAGCTATTACCTGCACGGCCGGGGCTACACGGAGAAGGATATTCTCGACACCGTCAGCCAGGTTTCAGGCACAGACTTTGCGCCGTTCTTCGAGCAATACGTCGCCGGGACGGATCCCCTTCCATACAACGAGGTCCTGGCAAAAATAGGACTGACGCTGCAAATTGCGACGTCGTCTCAGGCGCCTCCCAGCCTGGGGGCGTTGGTGGAACCCGTCAATACCGGCGTCAGGATTTTTGCTGTCCAGCCGGGCGGGGCGGCAGACCGCGCAGGACTGGGCCGCGATGACGTGCTGGTTTCGATAGATGAGCAGTCGCTTGCCACTGAAAGTCTGGCGGCGCGGTTGAGCATTTACCCTGCGGGTGCAAAAGTGCCCTTTGAAGTGGAGCGCCACGAAAATCGCTTTTTCGTCACTGTTCAGCTCGGTCCGCCGCAACCCGATGATTACTCGATCACGGAGCTGCCCGGCGCCACCGAAGAACAGTTGAAAATCCGGCGAGGATGGTTGAACACCAACCAGACGGGAAACGCCCAAGGCGCTCCCGCAGCGGCCGTTCGGAGATTCAGAAGCGCCGCTGCTTCCCGAAGTAGTATGAAGTGA
- a CDS encoding penicillin acylase family protein: MATHPPEVSQASHPVRRLSRRVGLPILIAFVVLLAAAVAWIYWRVHVCLPRLDGTIRLQGIQGKVEVLRDARGVPYIQAASLEDLIFAQGYVTAQDRLWQMDLSRRIAEGRLSELFGSRTLHSDVESRTLGMKQAAERGVKELEPEERKLLRDYAQGVNAFISTHQDRLPLEFLLLRYHPEPWRESDSLEVALNMARLLNTSWPDELMRERVRQKLGSTQLENDIFPARSPLDHPVAELPPVPSAPAGSPGARLHITTSLHPQLPPRALELTAPLEGDLSGLDPMLQALESSISYTGVGSNNWVVSGTHTRSGKPLLANDPHLPYGVPSIWYMVHLQAPGLDVSGVSLPGLPMVIIGHNRQIAWGVTNTGPDVQDLYEESFNPQNPHEYFYNGKWVEDRERIEKIKVRGKPDDALLVKSTRHGPILQDTGNRRLALAWTALLPHALRFPFLKIGEARDWNEFTDALRGFAGPMQNFVYADTEGNIGFYAAGWVPIRKRGDGSVPVPGSGDDYGWLGMVPFQDLPHAYNPKSGILATANGRVVPDNYPYFITSMWGEPHRTARIYQLLEAGKSLAVVDMLKIQMDIHPLDDEWLRDRLIAAANEYLPQQPDARFAIEQLRGWDGKATADSAATLVCELTKPVLLHRILAPRLGDDLSGYRCPMSTVFLQDVIDHSLGRWLPPGDNNFNQTLIRSLEEAVRQIPGLVGTNDHNAWKWGATIPLTFRHPLGGAVRPLGWLLNVGPFPQSGTANSIKRATLGVGPSMRMVVDLGELDSSVQNITLGQSGQPFSPYYKDQFEAWYHGQSFPMPFSDEAVQKAAAHRLELEPTEANSSRRRNTRQ, from the coding sequence ATGGCGACGCATCCACCAGAGGTTTCACAAGCATCGCATCCGGTCCGCCGGCTGTCGCGCCGCGTGGGGCTGCCCATCCTCATTGCATTTGTGGTGTTATTGGCGGCGGCAGTCGCGTGGATTTACTGGCGCGTTCATGTATGCCTGCCCCGGCTGGATGGGACCATCCGATTGCAGGGAATCCAGGGTAAAGTCGAGGTGCTGCGCGATGCCCGGGGAGTTCCGTACATTCAGGCCGCTTCGCTTGAAGACCTGATATTCGCCCAGGGCTACGTTACCGCGCAGGACCGCCTGTGGCAGATGGACCTGAGCCGCAGAATCGCGGAGGGTCGGCTGTCAGAATTGTTCGGGTCGCGCACGCTCCATTCTGATGTCGAGAGCCGGACCCTTGGAATGAAGCAGGCCGCCGAGCGCGGGGTAAAGGAACTCGAGCCTGAAGAGCGGAAGCTGCTGCGCGACTATGCCCAGGGGGTTAATGCATTCATCTCGACCCATCAGGACCGCCTGCCGCTCGAGTTTCTACTCCTGCGCTACCACCCCGAGCCCTGGCGCGAGTCCGACTCCCTGGAAGTGGCCCTGAACATGGCCCGGCTGCTGAACACATCGTGGCCCGACGAACTGATGCGGGAGCGAGTTCGGCAGAAACTGGGCAGCACGCAGCTTGAAAATGATATCTTCCCTGCGCGCTCGCCCCTCGACCACCCCGTGGCCGAACTGCCTCCCGTGCCCTCAGCGCCCGCAGGTTCGCCAGGTGCACGGCTGCATATCACAACCTCGCTTCACCCGCAGCTTCCGCCACGGGCGTTAGAACTGACGGCCCCGCTGGAAGGAGATCTCAGTGGCCTCGATCCCATGCTGCAGGCTTTGGAGTCGTCAATTTCTTACACTGGCGTGGGCAGCAACAATTGGGTTGTTAGCGGAACTCACACGCGGTCCGGAAAACCATTGCTGGCCAACGATCCGCATCTTCCCTACGGCGTTCCCAGCATTTGGTATATGGTTCATCTGCAAGCTCCCGGCCTGGACGTGAGCGGCGTAAGCCTTCCGGGATTGCCGATGGTTATCATCGGACACAACCGCCAGATCGCCTGGGGAGTGACGAATACCGGCCCGGACGTGCAGGACCTGTATGAAGAATCGTTCAATCCGCAGAACCCGCATGAATACTTCTACAACGGCAAATGGGTTGAAGACAGAGAAAGGATCGAGAAGATCAAGGTTCGCGGAAAACCGGATGATGCCCTGCTGGTAAAATCCACCCGTCATGGTCCCATCCTCCAAGACACCGGCAATCGGCGCCTCGCTCTCGCCTGGACGGCCCTGTTGCCCCACGCGCTGCGCTTTCCTTTTTTGAAGATTGGCGAAGCCCGCGACTGGAACGAGTTTACGGATGCTCTGCGCGGCTTCGCGGGGCCGATGCAGAATTTTGTCTATGCAGACACCGAGGGAAACATCGGTTTCTATGCGGCGGGATGGGTACCCATCCGGAAACGCGGCGACGGCAGCGTTCCTGTTCCCGGCTCAGGCGATGATTATGGGTGGCTTGGCATGGTCCCGTTTCAGGACCTTCCTCATGCTTATAATCCGAAAAGCGGCATCCTTGCGACCGCCAATGGCCGTGTTGTGCCCGATAATTATCCTTATTTTATAACGTCGATGTGGGGTGAGCCGCACCGGACGGCGCGGATTTATCAACTTCTGGAAGCCGGAAAATCGCTCGCCGTCGTGGATATGCTGAAGATCCAGATGGACATCCATCCGCTGGACGATGAGTGGCTGCGCGATCGGCTGATTGCCGCCGCAAACGAGTACCTGCCACAACAACCCGACGCCCGGTTTGCCATAGAGCAATTACGCGGGTGGGACGGCAAGGCAACGGCCGACTCTGCCGCTACGCTCGTGTGTGAACTCACAAAGCCGGTCCTTCTTCATCGCATTCTTGCGCCCAGGCTCGGGGATGATCTTTCCGGGTATCGCTGTCCGATGAGTACCGTCTTTCTGCAGGACGTGATCGACCACAGCCTGGGCCGCTGGTTGCCGCCCGGCGACAATAACTTTAACCAGACATTAATAAGGAGCCTGGAGGAAGCCGTCCGCCAAATTCCAGGACTGGTCGGAACCAATGACCACAACGCCTGGAAGTGGGGCGCCACAATACCCTTAACCTTCCGCCACCCCCTGGGAGGAGCTGTGCGGCCGCTTGGCTGGCTGCTGAATGTGGGTCCTTTTCCACAATCGGGAACGGCGAACTCGATTAAGCGCGCCACTCTCGGCGTAGGGCCTTCCATGCGGATGGTGGTGGACCTCGGAGAACTTGACAGCTCCGTGCAGAATATTACGCTCGGGCAATCGGGCCAGCCCTTCAGTCCGTACTATAAAGATCAGTTCGAAGCTTGGTATCATGGCCAGAGCTTTCCGATGCCGTTCAGTGATGAGGCCGTGCAAAAGGCGGCGGCCCATCGGTTGGAGCTTGAACCGACAGAAGCAAATTCTTCGCGCAGGCGCAACACCAGGCAGTAA
- a CDS encoding prepilin-type N-terminal cleavage/methylation domain-containing protein → MAQCRTSPKLCLLRGTAWPEPEPGRLRSPLGGKKKSKQRTDSFREPAFTLLEMLIVVTVAGVVAAMAIPQAYDAVKAYRLHADASALADQLNIARMRAASQFAPYREVVNASSGTYWREKLCGDTTTSTDSACTSAYNALTTTGIEGGTQYVMEGDSISSCRPSFLSASGYPGTIEADPSPRPDPIEVYFNTRGTPVDSSGDPLGNGGAVIYVHNQHNLVDAVTVSIGGAVTVWNWDTASSSWMKR, encoded by the coding sequence ATGGCGCAATGCAGGACATCGCCGAAGTTGTGCCTGCTGCGAGGGACTGCCTGGCCAGAGCCAGAACCTGGGCGGTTGCGCTCGCCGCTGGGGGGGAAGAAGAAAAGCAAGCAACGGACGGATTCCTTCCGTGAGCCCGCCTTCACGCTGCTGGAGATGCTCATTGTGGTGACGGTTGCCGGCGTCGTTGCGGCAATGGCCATCCCACAGGCCTATGATGCCGTCAAGGCCTACCGGCTGCACGCCGACGCGTCGGCGCTTGCAGACCAGTTGAACATCGCGCGCATGAGGGCGGCATCGCAGTTCGCGCCCTACCGCGAGGTTGTTAATGCCTCTTCCGGGACCTACTGGCGGGAGAAGCTCTGTGGCGACACCACTACCAGCACCGATTCCGCCTGCACTTCAGCATATAACGCGCTGACGACGACGGGGATTGAGGGTGGGACGCAATACGTGATGGAGGGAGACAGCATCTCAAGCTGCCGGCCATCCTTTCTCAGCGCCAGCGGCTACCCGGGAACAATCGAGGCGGATCCGAGCCCCCGCCCGGACCCGATTGAAGTCTATTTCAACACCCGTGGCACTCCCGTGGACAGCAGTGGCGACCCGCTCGGCAACGGTGGAGCGGTGATTTATGTCCACAACCAGCACAACCTGGTGGATGCAGTGACGGTATCGATTGGCGGAGCGGTGACCGTGTGGAACTGGGACACGGCCAGCAGTTCCTGGATGAAGCGATAA
- a CDS encoding DUF885 domain-containing protein, whose translation MEKITRRESILAMASALAAGGTALKAAAQTAPGAAGDQTTGPASQAGLPSGSDQAFEKFVDDYFDGFFRFNPASATSAGIHKYDSELPAYSQADIRNEITRNQKALTELARVPSDGLSANNQLDATVLRSLINGHLLELADIRKWAKDPRFYNTQAGYALYTLIERGFAPLEDRLKSLIDRERRIPDILNSARTNVVNPPAVYTKVAIEEVQAEIDFLQNVLPQNVAGAQSLALKAEFAQVNQSTVAAYQQFLGYLQTGLTPQSQGNFALGLENFQKKLLYDEMVDIPVGDLLKIGNHEMRRLQSLFLQTAKIIDSTKTPLQVLQNIRQSAPEADQVVPETQSVLDNLRQFLLIHEIVTVPPAPVPQVAETPPFMRALTFASMDTPGPFEDHSTQAFFYVTLPNPSWDEEHKRQLLRFFNRSSTPIVAIHEVYPGHYVQFLWLKQAPTKARKLESTMGGMTTNVEGWAHYCEEMMLEQGYGEGDPSLLLMQLQGSLVRVCRYLAAIQLHTQGMTVEQASNLFQQDAYMDLANAEREAMRGTSDPAYLAYTLGKLEIMKLREDYHHKLGDKFNLKAFHDQFLSYGVVPVKMIREQMLQDGTPVL comes from the coding sequence ATGGAAAAGATAACGCGCCGGGAATCAATATTGGCAATGGCCTCGGCGCTCGCCGCTGGGGGCACGGCTCTCAAAGCGGCGGCCCAGACGGCGCCGGGCGCCGCCGGCGACCAGACCACAGGCCCTGCAAGCCAGGCCGGGCTGCCTTCCGGGTCAGACCAGGCGTTTGAAAAATTTGTGGACGATTACTTTGACGGCTTTTTCCGGTTCAATCCGGCCAGCGCCACCAGCGCAGGCATTCACAAGTACGACAGCGAGCTTCCCGCCTATTCGCAGGCGGACATTCGCAACGAAATTACGCGCAATCAGAAGGCCCTGACCGAGCTGGCGCGGGTCCCCAGTGACGGTCTGTCTGCAAACAACCAGCTTGACGCCACGGTGCTTCGAAGCCTGATCAACGGGCACCTGCTTGAGCTTGCCGATATCCGCAAATGGGCAAAGGACCCAAGATTTTATAACACTCAGGCAGGGTATGCGCTGTACACCCTGATCGAGCGCGGTTTCGCCCCGCTCGAGGACCGGCTGAAATCATTGATTGACCGCGAGCGCCGGATACCCGACATTCTGAACAGCGCCCGGACCAACGTGGTGAACCCTCCCGCCGTTTACACCAAAGTCGCCATTGAAGAGGTCCAGGCGGAGATCGATTTCCTCCAGAACGTTCTGCCGCAGAACGTCGCCGGCGCGCAGAGCCTCGCACTGAAAGCAGAATTTGCCCAGGTCAACCAGAGCACGGTGGCGGCGTACCAGCAGTTTCTCGGATATCTGCAGACGGGCCTCACGCCTCAGTCTCAGGGCAATTTCGCCCTCGGCCTCGAGAATTTCCAGAAGAAATTGCTCTATGACGAGATGGTGGACATCCCGGTTGGAGACCTGCTGAAGATTGGTAACCACGAGATGCGTCGGCTGCAGTCGCTTTTCCTGCAGACCGCAAAGATTATCGACTCCACAAAAACCCCGCTTCAAGTGCTTCAGAACATCAGGCAGAGCGCCCCGGAGGCGGACCAGGTGGTTCCAGAAACCCAATCAGTGCTCGATAATCTGAGGCAGTTTCTGCTGATCCATGAGATTGTGACGGTGCCTCCGGCGCCCGTACCGCAGGTGGCGGAAACGCCGCCCTTCATGCGGGCGCTCACCTTTGCTTCAATGGATACTCCGGGACCGTTCGAGGACCATTCAACGCAAGCCTTCTTTTATGTCACGCTGCCTAACCCCTCCTGGGATGAAGAACACAAACGGCAGCTTCTCCGGTTTTTTAACCGTTCTTCCACCCCGATTGTTGCCATCCATGAAGTCTATCCCGGACATTACGTGCAGTTTCTATGGCTGAAGCAGGCTCCAACGAAGGCGAGAAAGCTTGAGTCCACAATGGGCGGTATGACAACCAATGTGGAGGGTTGGGCGCATTACTGCGAAGAGATGATGCTGGAACAGGGCTACGGCGAGGGTGATCCCAGCTTGCTGCTGATGCAGCTCCAGGGTTCACTCGTCCGGGTGTGCCGCTACCTGGCGGCAATCCAGTTGCACACGCAGGGCATGACGGTCGAGCAGGCCTCCAATCTGTTCCAGCAGGATGCATACATGGACCTCGCCAACGCGGAGCGCGAAGCGATGCGCGGGACTTCCGATCCCGCTTACCTTGCTTACACGCTTGGCAAGCTGGAGATCATGAAACTGCGGGAGGACTATCACCATAAGCTCGGTGACAAATTCAATCTGAAAGCGTTCCATGATCAGTTCCTGAGTTACGGCGTCGTGCCGGTCAAGATGATCCGCGAACAGATGTTGCAGGACGGGACCCCTGTCCTTTAG
- a CDS encoding bifunctional homocysteine S-methyltransferase/methylenetetrahydrofolate reductase, translating to MREPILQRLEKRPLVSDGAMGTMLYATGVSLNRSFDELNLVSPHLVKEVHMGYVKAGAELLETNTFGANRFRLAKFDLADRVREINLAGVRLARESAGEDLYVGGSVGPLGLRLEPLGPTSLEEARSAFREQVEALAEGGVDLIVIETMMDLEEAHQALLAVREATSLPAVVQMTVQEDGSTLSGASPEDFARQLDAWGADVIGINCGIGPATVLETLERMAAVTTKKLSAQPNAGLPHSIDGRTHYLCSPEYMAERARRFIQAGARIVGGCCGTTPAHIKAVKAAVKSLGPHLERAAIETSLRPPQALEPIPVELRSRLAEKLARGEFPVVVEIIPPKGCDAAREVEGAQYMKRHAIDAVNIPDGSGATARMSAQTLAVVIQQQAGIEALLHFSCRGRNVLSLQSDLLGAHALGIRNVWAVTGDPPQIAAFPSATAVFDVDAIGLVNVLSNLNRGLDMSGNPLGTQTSFLIGVGLNPNALDPDEELRRFEFKVKAGAHFGVVRPVFDLDRLIAFLRRVQELDAPQIPLLAGIHPLTSYRNAEFLHNEVPGMSVSPEILKRMRAVDSGEKARAEGLQIAREMLLEFRELVQGVQIVAPFSRYAMAVEVIEVLGARTDEPKKETPLPEAQGKTRAV from the coding sequence ATGCGTGAACCGATCCTGCAACGGCTCGAGAAGCGTCCCCTGGTCAGCGACGGGGCCATGGGCACCATGTTGTACGCTACAGGTGTCTCCCTTAACAGGAGCTTTGATGAACTGAACCTCGTCTCTCCGCACCTGGTGAAGGAAGTTCACATGGGGTACGTCAAGGCTGGCGCCGAACTTCTGGAAACCAACACCTTCGGGGCAAACCGCTTCCGGCTGGCCAAGTTTGACTTGGCCGACCGCGTCCGGGAGATCAACCTGGCCGGGGTGCGGCTGGCACGCGAGAGCGCGGGTGAAGACCTCTACGTGGGTGGTTCCGTCGGTCCCCTGGGGCTGCGTCTCGAGCCCCTGGGACCCACTTCGCTGGAAGAGGCGCGAAGCGCTTTCCGTGAGCAGGTGGAGGCGCTTGCCGAGGGCGGCGTCGATTTGATCGTCATTGAAACGATGATGGACCTGGAAGAGGCCCACCAGGCCCTCCTCGCCGTGAGGGAAGCCACATCCCTGCCCGCAGTCGTCCAGATGACGGTCCAGGAAGATGGAAGCACGCTTTCCGGCGCCAGTCCCGAGGACTTTGCGCGCCAGCTCGATGCCTGGGGAGCAGATGTAATCGGCATCAACTGCGGCATCGGGCCTGCAACTGTGCTTGAAACGCTTGAAAGAATGGCGGCAGTGACAACAAAGAAACTTTCAGCCCAGCCCAACGCCGGGTTGCCCCATTCGATTGACGGCAGGACGCACTATCTGTGCTCGCCGGAATACATGGCCGAGCGGGCCCGCCGGTTTATCCAGGCCGGCGCCCGGATTGTGGGCGGGTGCTGCGGAACCACTCCGGCGCACATCAAGGCCGTCAAAGCGGCGGTGAAATCGCTGGGACCGCATCTGGAGCGGGCGGCGATCGAAACGTCCCTTCGGCCCCCACAGGCGCTTGAACCCATACCCGTCGAACTCCGTTCGCGCCTTGCCGAAAAGCTGGCTCGGGGCGAGTTTCCCGTGGTGGTGGAAATCATCCCTCCTAAGGGATGCGACGCGGCGCGCGAGGTGGAAGGCGCGCAATATATGAAGCGGCATGCTATCGACGCAGTGAACATCCCTGACGGCTCCGGAGCAACAGCAAGGATGAGTGCACAGACGCTTGCCGTTGTGATCCAGCAGCAGGCCGGCATCGAAGCTCTGCTTCACTTCAGTTGCCGTGGACGAAACGTACTCAGCCTTCAGTCGGACCTTCTTGGCGCTCACGCGCTGGGCATACGGAATGTTTGGGCCGTCACGGGCGACCCACCCCAGATTGCCGCCTTTCCTTCGGCAACGGCCGTTTTTGACGTGGACGCCATCGGTTTGGTGAATGTATTGAGCAACCTGAACCGCGGGCTGGATATGAGCGGCAATCCGCTGGGAACGCAAACCAGTTTTCTGATCGGCGTGGGCCTCAATCCCAATGCTCTTGATCCGGATGAGGAGCTGCGCCGGTTTGAATTTAAAGTAAAAGCGGGCGCTCACTTTGGCGTGGTCCGGCCGGTGTTTGACCTCGATCGACTCATCGCTTTCCTTCGCCGCGTCCAGGAGCTTGACGCGCCGCAGATTCCGCTCCTTGCTGGAATCCATCCCTTGACGAGCTACCGGAACGCAGAATTTCTGCATAATGAAGTCCCCGGAATGTCGGTTTCCCCGGAAATCCTCAAGCGCATGCGCGCCGTGGACTCCGGCGAAAAAGCACGGGCAGAAGGACTGCAAATCGCCCGGGAAATGCTGCTGGAATTCCGGGAGCTGGTGCAGGGAGTCCAGATTGTGGCTCCGTTTTCAAGGTACGCCATGGCAGTGGAAGTGATTGAGGTCCTCGGCGCGCGAACCGATGAACCTAAGAAGGAAACTCCGCTGCCGGAGGCACAGGGAAAAACCAGAGCGGTGTAA
- a CDS encoding DedA family protein → MAHTIFQTLSEVFSKYGYWVVFFGVMLENAGIPIPGETVLLFAGFLAYHGKIDLYSSILVAIAGATVGDSIGFLIGLFGGRAFVDRFIRRFPIVRKSFDHSQTLFLKYGQWAVFTGRFITGLRMFAGIIAGLFRMPYRRFLFFNFTGATVWAIAVTYVGFLFGNSWQLVEQHFLEVNEIALAAILAAVLIAITSYYFGKQRRF, encoded by the coding sequence ATGGCCCACACAATTTTCCAAACGCTATCAGAAGTTTTTTCGAAGTATGGCTATTGGGTAGTCTTTTTCGGAGTCATGCTGGAGAACGCAGGCATCCCCATCCCGGGTGAGACTGTGCTTCTGTTCGCCGGGTTTCTTGCCTACCACGGAAAGATCGATCTCTACTCCAGCATCCTTGTTGCGATCGCAGGGGCCACTGTCGGCGACTCGATTGGATTCCTGATCGGGCTATTTGGCGGCAGGGCATTTGTTGACCGATTCATCCGCAGGTTTCCCATCGTTCGAAAATCTTTTGACCATTCCCAGACATTGTTTCTGAAGTACGGCCAGTGGGCGGTTTTTACTGGCAGGTTCATCACGGGGCTGCGAATGTTTGCCGGGATCATCGCCGGGCTTTTTCGCATGCCCTACCGCAGGTTTCTCTTTTTCAATTTTACAGGGGCCACGGTCTGGGCCATTGCGGTTACCTATGTGGGTTTCCTGTTCGGAAACAGTTGGCAACTGGTCGAGCAGCATTTTCTCGAAGTTAACGAAATTGCGTTGGCCGCAATCCTGGCGGCTGTGCTGATCGCGATCACTTCATACTACTTCGGGAAGCAGCGGCGCTTCTGA